From Polynucleobacter ibericus:
CGATTATGGAATTGGGAACCAGTGCAAAGATGTTGTCTATCGTGCCTTTGATGGCTGGTGGCGGCTTATTTGAAACCGGTGCCGGTGGTTCTGCTCCAAAGCACGTTCAACAGTTGGTAGAAGAAAATCACTTGCGTTGGGATTCGCTTGGTGAGTTCTTGGCTTTAGCGGTATCTCTTGAAGATATCGGCGATAAGACGGGTAACAATAAAGTCAAAATCTTGGCGCGTACCTTGGATGAGGCGACTGGTAAGTTATTGGATAACAATAAGTCACCTTCACCACGTACCGGTGAGCTGGACAACCGCGGTAGCCAGTTCTACCTGGCAATGTACTGGGCTGAAGCATTGGCTGCTCAAACCGAAGACAAGGAATTGCAAGCGTTCTTTGCACCTTTGGCAAAATCATTAATCGAGAATGAGCAAAAAATTACAGCTGAACTCAAGGCAGTTCAAGGCAAGCCAGCAGATATCGGCGGTTACTTTATGCCTGATGCCGAGAAGTTTGAAGCGGTGATGCGCCCTAGTCCCACTTTGAATGCGGCTCTGAAAGCAGCAGGGATGTAATAGGTAAAAATGCTAAGTACATAATTTTTAAATTAAGTATAGTATTTATAGGCAAACCTTTGGGTTTGCCTTTTTAATTTATAAATACCTATTTACTATTTTTGAGTGATGCCTAAACCAAAAGACCTGGTTGAATTGAGCTATCTGAGTGAAGCGATCTCGGATATGTCTTTTCTTGGCTTAATGCGTTTATTGGAGTCAGCTCGCGCTTTTAATCAGCAAAATGGTATTACCGGAATTCTGTTGTACGACAACCAGCAGTTCGGTCAAATCATTGAAGGTGAGCGCGCAAGCGTAATGAAGGTTTGGAAGCGCATTCAGGAAGACAAGAGACATCATCGCGTTGAACTCTTGGAGATTCGGGAAATTTCGGAACGTAGTTTTCCAGAGTGGTTGCTGCGTTTCTATGGTGGTGAAACGCTCACTCGAGACTACCCAGCCCTGGCTGACATGGTTGGGGGTATGGACAAGCACAGCTTGGCCCTAATGAACAAAATGCGCGCGAGTCAGACTTAAGCAAGAAATTCCCATCGGTAGCAAAATAGGTCTATTCCATTCCTGAGGGAGCGCGGCATGCGTTTTATCGATAAGACCATTCTGGCGAGTGATATCACTCCTAAAGCCGTATTTGAAAACCGTCGCAATATCATTAAGACCGCTGCAGCAGGTGGCTTCGGTATGGCACTGGCGCCATGGTTCTCGAGAGAGGCTCTTGCTGCTACCCCAGAAAAGCTAGCGGCAACCTTAAATCCTGCTTTCGCAGATAGAGATGGTCTTACTGCGTATAAATACGTTACTACCTACAACAATTTTTATGAGTTTGGTACGGATAAGGCAGACCCAGCTGCGCATGCTGAGTCCTTACAAACGCGTCCCTGGACAATATCTATTGAGGGCTTGGTAAAAAAACCCATGACACTCGATATTGATGCGCTTCTGAAATTAGCGCCAATGGAAGAGCGTATATATCGGATGCGCTGTGTTGAGGGATGGTCAATGGTTATTCCTTGGGATGGCTACTCACTTTCTAAGTTAATTAATAAGGTTGAACCCCTGGGATCAGCAAAGTATGTGGAATTTATTTCATTGGCAGATCGCAAGCAAATGCCAGGAATTAAAAGCAACATCATTGATTGGCCCTATCGCGAAGGACTGCGTATGGATGAGGCCATGAATCCTTTGACGCTCTTGACCTTTGGCTTATATGGTGAAGTCTTACCTAAGCAAAATGGGGCTCCAGTTCGCATTGTAGTTCCTTGGAAGTACGGTTTTAAGAGT
This genomic window contains:
- a CDS encoding BLUF domain-containing protein; the encoded protein is MPKPKDLVELSYLSEAISDMSFLGLMRLLESARAFNQQNGITGILLYDNQQFGQIIEGERASVMKVWKRIQEDKRHHRVELLEIREISERSFPEWLLRFYGGETLTRDYPALADMVGGMDKHSLALMNKMRASQT
- the msrP gene encoding protein-methionine-sulfoxide reductase catalytic subunit MsrP, whose translation is MRFIDKTILASDITPKAVFENRRNIIKTAAAGGFGMALAPWFSREALAATPEKLAATLNPAFADRDGLTAYKYVTTYNNFYEFGTDKADPAAHAESLQTRPWTISIEGLVKKPMTLDIDALLKLAPMEERIYRMRCVEGWSMVIPWDGYSLSKLINKVEPLGSAKYVEFISLADRKQMPGIKSNIIDWPYREGLRMDEAMNPLTLLTFGLYGEVLPKQNGAPVRIVVPWKYGFKSAKSIVKIRFTEEMPKTSWNQFDAREYGFYSNVNPQVDHPRWSQAVERRIGDPKGMFAPKIKTQMFNGYADQVANMYAGMDLKKYY